In Microtus ochrogaster isolate Prairie Vole_2 chromosome 4, MicOch1.0, whole genome shotgun sequence, one genomic interval encodes:
- the LOC101991423 gene encoding von Ebner gland protein 1-like — protein sequence MKTLILCLGLGLVAALQAQAFRVTEENIDLTGMWYLKATASDKEIPGLDLRSMSVTPMTITTLEGGNLQVNFTVLIEGRCHEMNTVLEKTSVPIKYTACRDRDFHQEALEDFQNAVKAGGLNTESILILRQSETCPLGSD from the exons ATGAAGACCCTGATCCTGTGCCTTGGCCTCGGCCTTGTTGCTGCCCTACAGGCCCAGGCCTTCCGTGTCACAGAAGAGAATATAGAT CTGACAGGAATGTGGTATTTGAAAGCTACAGCATCTGACAAAGAGATTCCTGGCCTGGATTTAAGGTCTATGTCTGTGACTCCCATGACCATCACGACCCTGGAAGGAGGCAACCTGCAAGTCAACTTCACTGTCCT GATTGAAGGACGATGCCACGAGATGAACACTGTCCTAGAGAAGACATCTGTGCCGATAAAATACACAGCCT GCAGAGACCGTGACTTCCACCAGGAGGCCCTGGAAGATTTTCAGAATGCTGTGAAGGCTGGAGGCCTCAACACAGAGAGCATCCTCATCCTCAGGCAGAGTG AAACCTGCCCTCTAGGAAGCGATTAG